In one Desulfocurvus vexinensis DSM 17965 genomic region, the following are encoded:
- the trpA gene encoding tryptophan synthase subunit alpha, with translation MPSKLTQRIREAQAAGRKALIPYLPAGFPGLDQFWDAVADLDRAGADIIEIGVPFSDPVADGPTVEQAALECLERGVTLKWILQELEKRAGQFQAGIVLMGYLNPFLQYGLDAFARDAARAGVSGVIIPDVPHEESADIRAALTAHGLDLIPLVGLNTSPARLALYAKDATGFAYFVSVLGVTGERAALPGAIRDKLAEAKRTFSVPLALGFGLKTPDQLAALGEGPDAVVFGSALITHLRAGGTPAQFLAAWR, from the coding sequence ATGCCTTCCAAACTCACCCAACGCATCCGCGAGGCCCAGGCCGCCGGGCGCAAGGCGCTCATCCCCTACCTGCCCGCAGGGTTCCCCGGCCTGGACCAGTTCTGGGACGCCGTGGCCGACCTCGACCGCGCAGGCGCCGACATCATCGAAATCGGCGTGCCCTTCTCCGACCCCGTGGCCGACGGCCCCACCGTGGAACAGGCGGCCCTGGAATGCCTGGAACGCGGCGTGACCCTCAAATGGATCCTCCAAGAGCTGGAAAAACGCGCCGGGCAGTTCCAGGCGGGCATCGTGCTCATGGGCTACCTGAACCCGTTCCTGCAATACGGCCTGGACGCCTTCGCCCGCGACGCCGCCCGCGCCGGGGTGAGCGGCGTCATCATCCCCGACGTGCCCCACGAAGAATCGGCGGACATCCGCGCGGCACTCACGGCCCACGGCCTGGACCTCATCCCCCTGGTGGGCCTGAACACCAGCCCCGCGCGCCTGGCCCTCTACGCCAAGGACGCCACCGGCTTCGCCTACTTCGTGTCCGTGCTGGGCGTCACCGGCGAGCGCGCCGCCCTGCCCGGCGCCATCCGCGACAAGCTGGCCGAGGCCAAGCGGACCTTCAGCGTGCCCCTGGCCCTGGGCTTCGGTCTCAAAACCCCCGACCAGCTCGCCGCCCTGGGCGAGGGCCCCGACGCCGTGGTCTTCGGCTCGGCGCTTATCACCCACCTGCGCGCCGGAGGCACCCCGGCCCAGTTCCTGGCCGCCTGGCGCTAG
- the trpB gene encoding tryptophan synthase subunit beta, which produces MRKGYFGEFGGQFVPELLMPPLKELEDAYRTIARSKPFLTEFGQILAEYVGRSTPLYRCPNLSAELGFNLYLKREDLAHTGAHKINNTIGQALLTRHMGKRVLLAETGAGQHGVASATAAAMLGLSCIVYMGATDVVRQAHNVQRMRLLGAEVRPVESGTKTLKDAINAALRHWIAEQADTHYCIGSVVGPAPFPELVRDFQSVIGHECRQQCVERFGTLPDLVVACVGGGSNAMGIFHPFVEDREVRLVGVEAAGTGQPGCYHSASVTQGTPGVLHGTRTRLLQTADGQILPSHSVAPGLDYPGVGPEHSWLDASGRAEYVTVNDTQALAAFQVLCRREGIIPALESSHALAYVLENRDAIEPGSNVVVNLSGRGDKDLGIVAEVLGV; this is translated from the coding sequence ATGAGAAAAGGATACTTCGGAGAATTCGGCGGGCAGTTCGTGCCCGAGCTGCTCATGCCGCCGCTCAAGGAACTGGAGGACGCCTACCGCACCATCGCCCGCTCCAAGCCCTTCCTCACGGAATTCGGACAGATCCTGGCCGAATACGTGGGCCGCTCCACCCCGCTCTACCGCTGCCCCAACCTCTCGGCGGAGCTGGGCTTCAACCTCTACCTCAAGCGCGAGGACCTGGCGCACACCGGCGCCCACAAAATCAACAACACCATCGGCCAGGCCCTGCTGACCCGGCACATGGGCAAGCGCGTGCTGCTGGCCGAAACCGGCGCGGGCCAGCACGGCGTGGCCTCGGCCACGGCGGCGGCCATGCTCGGCCTGTCGTGCATCGTCTACATGGGCGCCACCGATGTGGTCCGCCAGGCCCACAACGTGCAGCGCATGCGCCTGCTGGGCGCCGAGGTCCGCCCCGTGGAGTCCGGCACCAAGACCCTCAAGGACGCCATCAACGCCGCCCTGCGCCACTGGATCGCCGAGCAGGCCGACACGCACTACTGCATCGGCTCGGTGGTCGGCCCCGCGCCCTTCCCCGAGCTGGTGCGCGACTTCCAGTCCGTCATCGGCCACGAATGCCGCCAGCAGTGCGTGGAGCGCTTCGGCACCCTGCCCGACCTCGTGGTGGCCTGCGTGGGCGGCGGGTCCAACGCCATGGGCATCTTCCACCCCTTCGTGGAGGACCGCGAGGTGCGCCTGGTGGGCGTGGAGGCCGCAGGCACCGGCCAGCCGGGCTGCTACCACTCGGCCTCCGTGACCCAGGGCACCCCCGGCGTGCTCCACGGCACGCGCACCCGCCTGCTCCAGACCGCCGACGGCCAGATCCTGCCCTCGCACTCCGTGGCCCCGGGCCTGGACTACCCCGGCGTCGGCCCCGAGCACTCCTGGCTCGACGCCTCGGGCCGCGCCGAATACGTGACCGTCAACGACACCCAGGCCCTGGCCGCCTTCCAGGTCCTGTGCCGCCGCGAGGGCATCATCCCGGCCCTGGAGTCGTCCCACGCCCTGGCCTACGTGCTGGAAAACCGCGACGCCATCGAGCCCGGCTCCAACGTGGTGGTCAACCTCTCGGGGCGCGGCGACAAGGACCTGGGCATCGTGGCCGAAGTGCTCGGCGTCTAG
- a CDS encoding phosphoribosylanthranilate isomerase has product MSDTRPAGAPAPHPARPLVKVCGITRQEDADACLDAGVDMLGFIFHPPSPRCVTPARAAALHTPGALRVGVFVRQTQAEVLHVMAAARLDLAQLCGDNDPAFCRAVGPGRVLRVFWPERYPARAALEDDLHRMAPAMAYALLDAGTSGGGHGRAQDAERLAGLESPVPWLLAGGLSPETLPAAMAACTPAGYDLNSGLESAPGVKDHARIRAALALLRPRG; this is encoded by the coding sequence ATGAGCGACACCCGCCCCGCCGGGGCCCCCGCACCCCACCCCGCCCGGCCCCTGGTCAAGGTCTGCGGCATCACCCGCCAGGAGGACGCCGACGCCTGCCTGGACGCGGGCGTGGACATGCTCGGGTTCATCTTCCACCCCCCGAGCCCGCGCTGCGTGACCCCGGCCCGAGCCGCCGCCCTGCACACCCCCGGCGCCCTGCGCGTGGGCGTCTTCGTGCGCCAGACCCAGGCCGAGGTGCTTCACGTCATGGCCGCCGCCCGCCTGGACCTGGCCCAGCTGTGCGGCGACAACGACCCGGCCTTCTGCCGCGCCGTGGGCCCCGGGCGGGTACTGCGCGTGTTCTGGCCCGAGCGCTACCCCGCGCGCGCGGCCCTGGAGGACGACCTGCACCGCATGGCTCCGGCCATGGCCTACGCCCTGCTGGACGCCGGAACCTCCGGCGGCGGCCATGGCCGCGCCCAGGACGCCGAACGCCTGGCTGGCCTGGAAAGCCCCGTGCCCTGGCTGCTGGCGGGCGGGCTGTCGCCCGAAACCCTGCCTGCGGCCATGGCTGCCTGCACCCCGGCGGGCTACGACCTCAACTCCGGCCTGGAATCGGCCCCCGGCGTCAAGGACCACGCGCGCATCCGCGCGGCCCTGGCCCTGCTCCGCCCCCGGGGCTGA
- a CDS encoding indole-3-glycerol-phosphate synthase: MLERFAQAKRREIMDLMALDAGGRMPAPRPGPRPPFAAALRAAGSGAVVAEYKRASPSRGDINLALGPLDVARAYARGGAAAMSVLTEADHFRGELGFLDACVPAGLPLLRKDFVLHPLQVRHTAATPASALLLIARMVEPRELAHMIALAADLGLETVTEVFDGEDLARARGAGATLIQVNNRDLDTLEISLDVSRRLAGAKMPGETWISASGITRGAQVAELAALGYDAVLVGTFLMEGADPGAALARLIEESRQ, from the coding sequence ATGCTTGAACGTTTCGCCCAGGCCAAGCGCCGCGAGATCATGGACCTCATGGCCCTGGACGCCGGGGGGCGGATGCCCGCGCCCCGGCCCGGCCCGCGCCCGCCCTTCGCGGCGGCCCTGCGCGCGGCGGGGTCCGGGGCCGTGGTGGCCGAATACAAGCGCGCCTCGCCCAGCCGGGGCGACATCAACCTCGCCCTGGGGCCCCTGGACGTGGCCCGGGCCTACGCGCGCGGCGGGGCCGCCGCCATGAGCGTGCTCACCGAGGCCGACCACTTCCGGGGCGAGCTGGGCTTCCTGGACGCCTGCGTTCCAGCGGGGCTGCCACTCTTGCGCAAGGACTTCGTGCTCCACCCGCTCCAGGTGCGCCACACGGCGGCCACCCCGGCCTCGGCCCTGCTGCTCATCGCGCGCATGGTCGAGCCCCGCGAGCTGGCGCACATGATCGCCCTGGCCGCCGACCTGGGCCTGGAAACCGTGACCGAGGTCTTCGACGGCGAAGACCTGGCCCGGGCGCGCGGCGCCGGGGCGACCCTGATCCAGGTCAACAACCGCGACCTGGACACCCTGGAAATCTCGCTGGATGTCTCGCGCCGGCTGGCTGGCGCCAAGATGCCCGGCGAAACCTGGATCTCGGCCAGCGGCATCACGCGCGGCGCCCAGGTGGCCGAGCTGGCCGCCCTGGGCTACGACGCCGTGCTGGTGGGCACCTTCCTCATGGAGGGCGCCGACCCCGGCGCGGCCCTGGCCCGGCTCATCGAGGAGAGCAGACAATGA
- the trpD gene encoding anthranilate phosphoribosyltransferase — protein sequence MTMHMADVLELLAYHKDLPAEMADEAFARLMDGTMTPAQAGSFLMGLKTKGETARELAAAVRAALRHARPVHGLSGPRIDTCGTGGDGTCSFNCSTATALVLAGLGHDVVKHGNRSVSSTCGSADALEALGLSLTTEPDAVAGELAARHFAFLFAPGYHPAFKHIMPVRREIGCRTLFNLLGPLLNPARPTHQLLGVGIPGFAPRMAKVLALTGVSRACVVHGAGGFDELTPFGVNSVVWVRDGWLREDVIDPQALGLAQHKPEDVAVASKDAAVAVLRELLEGGGPQAMRDMLVLNVAACLHLLDAAPDMAAAVEQARAAVAAGVGRALLHA from the coding sequence ATGACCATGCACATGGCCGACGTTCTGGAACTTCTGGCCTACCACAAGGATCTGCCCGCAGAGATGGCCGACGAGGCCTTCGCCCGGCTCATGGACGGCACCATGACCCCGGCCCAGGCCGGGTCGTTCCTCATGGGCCTCAAAACCAAGGGCGAGACCGCCCGCGAGCTGGCCGCCGCCGTGCGCGCGGCCCTGCGCCACGCCCGGCCCGTACACGGCCTGTCCGGCCCGCGCATCGACACCTGCGGCACCGGCGGCGACGGCACGTGCAGCTTCAACTGCTCCACGGCCACGGCCCTGGTGCTGGCGGGGCTGGGCCACGACGTGGTCAAGCACGGCAACCGCTCGGTGTCGAGCACCTGCGGCAGCGCCGACGCCCTGGAGGCCCTGGGCCTGTCCCTGACCACCGAGCCCGACGCCGTGGCGGGCGAGCTGGCCGCGCGGCACTTCGCCTTCCTCTTCGCCCCGGGCTACCACCCGGCCTTCAAGCATATCATGCCCGTGCGCCGCGAGATCGGCTGCCGCACGCTGTTCAACCTGCTGGGGCCGCTGCTCAACCCGGCCCGGCCCACGCACCAGCTCCTGGGCGTGGGCATCCCGGGGTTCGCCCCGCGCATGGCCAAGGTCCTGGCGCTGACGGGCGTGTCGCGGGCCTGCGTGGTCCACGGCGCGGGCGGATTCGACGAGCTGACGCCCTTTGGTGTAAACTCCGTGGTCTGGGTTCGCGACGGCTGGCTGCGCGAGGACGTCATCGACCCCCAGGCCCTGGGCCTTGCGCAGCACAAGCCCGAGGACGTGGCCGTGGCCAGCAAGGACGCCGCCGTGGCCGTGCTGCGCGAGCTGCTGGAAGGCGGCGGCCCGCAGGCCATGCGCGACATGCTCGTGCTCAACGTGGCCGCGTGCCTGCACCTGCTGGACGCCGCGCCGGACATGGCCGCCGCCGTGGAACAGGCCCGGGCCGCCGTGGCCGCCGGAGTCGGGAGGGCGCTGCTCCATGCTTGA
- a CDS encoding anthranilate synthase component II: MFLLIDNYDSFTFNLVQAFQRQGRDPLVKKNDDPALLELATDPALAMVCLSPGPSRPENAGLCLEFLARLPHAVPVLGVCLGHQALGLFAGAPVVVNARIMHGKTSLVDHDATGLFAGLPRPMEVGRYHSLVVDVDKAPAPTQALLRVTARTDQGEVMGLEYTDRPWAGVQFHPESVLTPDGERLLANFPQALLPQGEMR; encoded by the coding sequence ATGTTCTTGCTGATTGACAACTACGACTCGTTCACCTTCAACCTCGTGCAGGCCTTCCAGCGCCAGGGCCGCGACCCGCTGGTGAAGAAGAACGACGATCCCGCCCTGCTGGAGCTGGCCACGGACCCGGCCCTGGCCATGGTCTGCCTCTCCCCGGGCCCCAGCCGCCCCGAGAACGCGGGGCTGTGCCTGGAATTCCTGGCCCGGCTGCCCCACGCGGTGCCCGTGCTGGGCGTGTGCCTGGGCCACCAGGCCCTGGGCCTGTTCGCGGGGGCGCCCGTGGTGGTCAACGCGCGCATCATGCACGGCAAGACCTCGCTGGTGGACCACGACGCCACGGGCCTGTTCGCGGGCCTGCCCCGGCCCATGGAGGTCGGGCGCTACCATTCGCTGGTGGTGGACGTGGACAAGGCCCCGGCCCCGACCCAGGCGCTGTTGCGCGTCACCGCGCGCACGGACCAGGGCGAGGTCATGGGCCTGGAATACACCGACCGCCCCTGGGCGGGCGTGCAGTTCCACCCCGAATCGGTGCTGACCCCCGACGGCGAGCGCCTGCTCGCCAATTTCCCCCAAGCCCTGCTGCCCCAAGGAGAGATGCGATGA
- a CDS encoding anthranilate synthase component I family protein → MEPMELRQYGQWLPADIQTPVSLFLGLVGHKQGLLLESAEVDGRFGRYSIVAYNYAMRLSCTRGRLDVGVRDERLQGMKAFNGLPFLDGVRQVMAHLRIVPAEGFEELPPITRSLMGYFGYGVAGMFEPKLAPLLPAGEAEACLVLPGNVVMFDHLYHRLCFLTLTKGVRPQADIRNVTRTPVVPNVGEVRTDPGEGSYKKGVADAIELIRQGECIQTVLSTRFSASFEGDSFVLYRRLRQVNPSPYMFYMRLPKVELLGSSPEMLVRCRGGELTTCPIAGTRPRGDSPAQDEALAAELLADPKERAEHVMLVDLGRNDLGRIATPGSVRVDKYMQVERFSHVMHLTSYVSARLKDGLDALDVLASTFPAGTVSGAPKVRAMQIIADIERQGRGPYAGAIGWLGLDPGRVDLDTGITIRSMWVRGGVLSWQAGAGIVYDSDPDREWQECHNKARVIREILTGKGGLDVLAD, encoded by the coding sequence ATGGAACCCATGGAACTGAGGCAGTACGGGCAATGGCTGCCCGCCGACATCCAGACCCCGGTCAGCCTGTTCCTCGGGCTGGTGGGGCACAAGCAGGGCCTGCTGCTGGAAAGCGCCGAGGTGGACGGCCGCTTCGGGCGCTACAGCATCGTGGCCTACAACTACGCCATGCGCCTGTCCTGCACCCGCGGCAGGCTGGACGTGGGCGTGCGCGACGAGCGCCTGCAGGGCATGAAGGCCTTCAACGGCCTGCCCTTCCTGGACGGGGTGCGCCAGGTCATGGCCCACCTGCGCATCGTGCCCGCCGAGGGCTTCGAGGAGCTGCCGCCCATCACGCGCTCGCTCATGGGCTACTTCGGCTACGGGGTGGCGGGCATGTTCGAGCCCAAGCTCGCGCCGCTGCTGCCCGCCGGTGAGGCCGAGGCCTGCCTGGTGCTGCCCGGCAACGTGGTCATGTTCGACCACCTCTACCACCGGCTGTGCTTCCTGACCCTGACCAAGGGCGTGCGGCCCCAGGCGGACATCCGCAACGTGACCCGCACCCCCGTGGTGCCCAACGTCGGCGAGGTGCGCACCGACCCCGGCGAGGGCTCCTACAAGAAGGGCGTGGCCGACGCCATCGAGCTGATCCGCCAGGGCGAGTGCATCCAGACCGTGCTCTCCACGCGCTTCTCGGCCTCCTTCGAGGGCGACAGCTTCGTGCTCTACCGGCGGCTGCGCCAGGTGAACCCCTCGCCGTACATGTTCTACATGCGCCTGCCCAAGGTCGAGCTGCTGGGCTCCTCGCCGGAGATGCTCGTGCGCTGCCGGGGCGGCGAGCTGACCACCTGCCCCATCGCGGGCACCCGCCCGCGCGGCGACAGCCCCGCCCAGGACGAAGCCCTGGCCGCCGAGCTGCTGGCCGACCCCAAGGAACGCGCCGAACACGTCATGCTCGTGGACCTGGGCCGCAACGACCTGGGGCGCATCGCCACCCCCGGCTCGGTGCGCGTGGACAAGTACATGCAGGTGGAGCGCTTCTCCCACGTCATGCACCTGACCTCCTACGTCAGCGCCCGGCTCAAGGACGGCCTGGACGCCCTGGACGTGCTGGCCAGCACGTTTCCGGCGGGCACGGTGTCCGGCGCGCCCAAGGTGCGGGCCATGCAGATCATCGCCGATATCGAGCGCCAGGGGCGCGGGCCCTACGCGGGGGCCATCGGCTGGCTGGGGCTGGACCCGGGCCGCGTGGACCTGGACACCGGCATCACCATCCGCAGCATGTGGGTGCGCGGGGGGGTGCTGTCCTGGCAGGCGGGCGCGGGTATCGTCTACGACTCCGACCCCGACCGCGAATGGCAGGAATGCCACAACAAGGCCCGCGTCATCCGTGAAATCCTGACCGGCAAGGGAGGCCTCGATGTTCTTGCTGATTGA
- a CDS encoding prephenate dehydrogenase/arogenate dehydrogenase family protein, translating to MPRTVMNIGDILLVGARGRMGRLLAERARATGLAVRGLDAPLSPEALAQGARGADLVLLAVPAAAMAEVAGLCAAAMAPGQILADICSVKVQPLAEMLAAHPGPVVGTHPLFGPTPGPDATRVAIVPGRGEAAAGAVADLMARLGFTPFATTAEAHDEAMAHVQGLNFVTSVAYLATLAQRPDLADFATPSFTRRLEAARKMLTEDSALFAGLMDANPYTQDAVRTYRSMLNIAAGGDIELLCERANWWWRHDTGGGG from the coding sequence ATGCCTAGGACTGTTATGAACATTGGCGACATCCTGCTCGTGGGCGCCCGGGGGCGCATGGGGCGCCTGCTGGCCGAGCGGGCCCGCGCCACCGGGCTGGCCGTGCGCGGGCTGGACGCGCCGCTCTCCCCCGAGGCCCTGGCCCAGGGTGCCCGGGGGGCGGACCTGGTGCTCCTGGCCGTGCCCGCCGCGGCCATGGCCGAGGTGGCCGGGCTGTGCGCGGCGGCCATGGCCCCGGGGCAGATCCTGGCCGACATCTGCTCGGTGAAGGTCCAGCCCCTGGCCGAAATGCTGGCGGCCCACCCCGGCCCGGTGGTGGGCACGCACCCGCTCTTCGGCCCCACCCCGGGGCCGGACGCCACGCGGGTGGCCATCGTGCCCGGGCGCGGCGAGGCCGCCGCCGGGGCCGTGGCCGACCTCATGGCCCGCCTGGGCTTCACGCCCTTTGCCACCACCGCCGAAGCCCACGACGAGGCCATGGCCCACGTCCAGGGCCTGAATTTCGTGACCAGCGTGGCCTACCTGGCCACCCTGGCCCAGCGGCCCGACCTGGCCGACTTCGCCACCCCCAGCTTCACCCGCCGCCTGGAGGCCGCGCGCAAGATGCTCACCGAAGACAGCGCGCTCTTCGCCGGGCTCATGGACGCCAACCCCTACACCCAGGACGCCGTGCGCACCTACCGGTCCATGCTCAACATCGCCGCTGGCGGCGACATCGAACTGCTGTGCGAGCGGGCCAACTGGTGGTGGCGACACGACACCGGCGGGGGAGGCTGA
- the aroA gene encoding 3-phosphoshikimate 1-carboxyvinyltransferase: MTAHVVSVQAPPSKSLSHRMVIAAALADGVSEVRRVLQSDDLERTMGCLAACGARFEADGDALRVEGVAGRPRGGQAEPVSLDVHESGTTCRLMTAVAAAGQGLFRVHGAPRMHERPIGALARALEALGTRFHWEARPGYPPFVMTAAGLSGGEITVDLDESSQYLSGLLLAAPSASRHMVIAVGGTKVVSWPYVALTLAVQELFGVRAKAQRHDGESWISADWRTMRRVDPGRVRFVVRPGAYRAGSYVVEGDWSNASYFLAAGAVGPHPVRVAGLREDSLQGDRAILDILRQMGARVMWHDDAVTVAPPEAGPLAGVTVDMAACPDIVPTVAAAACFAATPTEIHGAAHLRIKECDRLEATATELGRAGARVTVLPDGLRIDPAPLAAGSTVPVTTYGDHRIAMSTSLLRLAGVRPEFDTPGCVAKSFPGFFDEWNKLVSQLES, from the coding sequence ATGACCGCGCACGTCGTTTCCGTCCAGGCCCCGCCGAGCAAGTCGCTCTCGCACCGCATGGTCATCGCCGCCGCCCTGGCCGACGGGGTGAGCGAGGTCCGCCGCGTGCTGCAAAGCGACGACCTGGAGCGGACCATGGGCTGCCTGGCGGCCTGCGGCGCGCGCTTCGAGGCCGACGGCGACGCGCTGCGCGTGGAGGGCGTGGCCGGGCGGCCCCGGGGCGGGCAGGCCGAGCCCGTGAGCCTGGACGTCCACGAATCAGGCACCACCTGCCGGCTGATGACCGCCGTGGCCGCCGCCGGGCAGGGCCTGTTCCGCGTGCACGGCGCCCCGCGCATGCACGAGCGGCCCATCGGCGCCCTGGCCCGGGCCCTGGAAGCTCTGGGCACGCGCTTCCACTGGGAGGCCCGCCCGGGCTACCCGCCCTTCGTGATGACCGCTGCGGGCCTGAGCGGCGGCGAAATCACCGTGGACCTGGACGAGTCCAGCCAGTACCTCTCGGGCCTGCTGCTGGCCGCGCCTTCGGCGTCGCGCCATATGGTCATCGCCGTGGGCGGCACCAAGGTCGTGTCCTGGCCCTATGTGGCCCTGACCCTGGCCGTGCAGGAGCTGTTTGGCGTGCGCGCCAAGGCCCAGCGCCACGACGGCGAGTCCTGGATTTCCGCCGACTGGCGGACCATGCGCCGCGTGGACCCGGGCCGGGTGCGCTTCGTGGTCCGCCCCGGGGCTTACCGCGCCGGGAGCTACGTGGTCGAGGGCGACTGGAGCAACGCCTCGTATTTCCTGGCCGCCGGGGCCGTGGGGCCGCACCCGGTGCGCGTGGCGGGCCTGCGCGAGGATTCGCTCCAGGGCGACCGCGCCATCCTGGACATCCTGCGCCAGATGGGCGCGCGCGTCATGTGGCACGACGACGCCGTGACCGTGGCCCCGCCCGAGGCCGGGCCCCTGGCGGGCGTGACCGTGGACATGGCCGCCTGCCCGGACATCGTGCCCACCGTGGCCGCCGCCGCCTGCTTCGCGGCAACGCCCACGGAGATCCACGGCGCCGCGCACCTGCGCATCAAGGAATGCGACCGCCTGGAGGCCACGGCCACGGAGCTGGGCCGCGCCGGGGCCCGGGTCACGGTGCTGCCCGACGGGCTGCGCATCGACCCCGCGCCCCTGGCCGCCGGGAGCACGGTGCCCGTCACCACCTACGGCGACCACCGCATCGCCATGAGCACCTCCCTGCTGCGCCTGGCGGGCGTGCGCCCCGAATTCGACACCCCGGGCTGCGTGGCCAAGTCCTTCCCGGGCTTCTTCGACGAATGGAACAAGCTCGTTTCGCAACTTGAGTCGTGA
- a CDS encoding DUF2283 domain-containing protein: MQLCYDSKNDVLTIVLSSTPVRTLDTEKPGVVLGYGGDGTLVNFEIKNASRRIDNPRSVDLCVNGRNVQGMKLL; this comes from the coding sequence ATGCAACTGTGCTACGACTCCAAGAACGACGTGCTGACCATCGTGCTCTCCTCCACCCCGGTGCGCACCCTGGACACCGAAAAACCCGGCGTGGTGCTGGGCTACGGCGGCGACGGCACCCTGGTCAACTTCGAGATCAAGAACGCCTCGCGGCGCATCGACAACCCCCGCTCGGTGGATCTGTGCGTCAACGGGCGCAACGTCCAGGGCATGAAGCTCCTCTAG
- the pheA gene encoding prephenate dehydratase, whose translation MPDTKDCAARMDALRAEIDTLDRELLALLNRRAACSQEVGRIKAEERDLIFKPFREKEVLAGLAAANTGPLPEEHLRAIYREILSSSRRLQRPQQVAYLGPEGTFSYFAGVEFLGHSVDFVPKAGLEGVFRAVSQGETELGILPLENSLHGTVGQSLDLFLRFEVHVLSELFCKISHTLLSTAPRLADVKAVYSHPQPLAQCDAWLRTNVPGAKLIPAESTAAAAARVAETPGAAAIGHKALAAMFGLNVLARGIEDLPDNWTRFVVIGPRPAAGGVRDKTSLLFTVPDKPGALVGVLAALSAHGINMKKLESRPMRGEKWKYVFFVDLECDLGSEAYARALADVAANCHTMRILGSYPQGPSLDVSAGLD comes from the coding sequence ATGCCCGACACCAAGGACTGCGCCGCGCGCATGGACGCCCTGCGCGCCGAGATCGACACCCTGGACCGCGAGCTGCTGGCGCTGCTCAACCGCCGCGCGGCCTGCTCCCAGGAGGTCGGGCGCATCAAGGCCGAGGAGCGCGACCTGATCTTCAAGCCCTTCCGCGAGAAGGAAGTGCTGGCCGGGCTGGCGGCGGCCAACACGGGCCCGCTGCCCGAAGAGCACCTGCGCGCCATCTACCGCGAGATCCTCTCCTCCAGCCGCAGGCTCCAGCGCCCGCAGCAGGTGGCCTACCTGGGCCCGGAGGGCACCTTCTCGTACTTCGCGGGCGTGGAATTTCTGGGCCACAGCGTGGACTTCGTGCCCAAGGCCGGGCTGGAGGGCGTGTTCCGCGCCGTGTCCCAGGGCGAAACCGAGCTGGGCATCCTGCCTCTGGAGAACTCCCTGCACGGCACCGTGGGCCAGAGCCTGGACCTGTTTTTGCGCTTCGAGGTCCACGTGCTGTCCGAGCTGTTCTGCAAGATCAGCCACACCCTGCTGTCCACGGCCCCGCGCCTGGCCGACGTCAAGGCCGTGTACTCGCACCCCCAGCCCCTGGCCCAGTGCGACGCCTGGCTGCGCACCAACGTGCCCGGGGCCAAGCTGATCCCCGCCGAAAGCACCGCCGCCGCCGCCGCCCGCGTGGCCGAAACCCCGGGCGCCGCAGCCATCGGCCACAAGGCCCTGGCGGCCATGTTCGGGCTGAACGTGCTGGCCCGGGGCATCGAAGACCTGCCCGACAACTGGACGCGCTTTGTGGTCATCGGCCCGCGCCCGGCGGCGGGCGGGGTCCGCGACAAGACCTCGCTGCTGTTCACCGTGCCCGACAAGCCCGGGGCCCTGGTGGGCGTGCTGGCGGCCCTGTCGGCCCACGGCATCAACATGAAGAAGCTCGAATCGCGGCCCATGCGCGGCGAGAAGTGGAAGTACGTGTTTTTCGTGGACCTGGAATGCGACCTGGGCAGCGAGGCCTACGCCCGCGCCCTGGCCGACGTGGCCGCCAACTGCCACACCATGCGCATCCTGGGCAGCTACCCCCAGGGCCCGTCCCTGGACGTGTCCGCCGGGCTGGACTAG